TCCCGCGCAGCGGCCACCCACAACAACGACGTCGTACATACGGTCCCCCGCTTGGTCGGTTTCGCATCCGACAGCAGGTCAGGCTGCCGGATGGGCGCGATACGGAGGCTAAGCAAAGGGGCAGATCCAGGTCAAGCATTGGTCACAAGAAGGCAATGCGAGAGGGTGGCAATTTCGCCAACTGAATGAATAATTCCACCTCCGAATGTCGGTTTATGCCCGATTTGACCACGACTTACACGCCGCGAATGTCAGCTGCGACACCACCCTCGTGAAGGAAAAGAACAAGCCATTCCGTTTATCGAAAATCAGATGCCCAATGAAGCGGAACCATCCCGTACGGCGGCGTTGCCCTTATCGAAGATCAGGCGATGCCGGTGGTTAACCTCTGAACGTCACCCTTGCTTCCGGCGGGCCTGACGAAGGAGCCGCTGCCGCCCCTCGGGGCGCGCGGCGGTGGGGCGGAGTCTGTCCGCGACGGTATGCCGGGCGACGGCTGCTCCCCCAGCGTCTGCGTCGTGCGCGCCTGCGGCTCACCGATCGAACTGCCGAGGAAGCCGAAGGTCCCCCTGGACCAGGCCGCCCCGCGCGACCGGACTCGGGTTTGACCAGCCCAGCCCAGCCCAGCGCAGCGGGAAAGGGTCCCCGGTGCAGCGGCGACGTGGGTACGCCAGGAGGGACCGCCACGAGGGACGGCTGAAGCTCTTGCGGCTTCCCCCATGCCCCTCCTGAAAGCCCCCGTCAGATCACGAAGCGAAGCGCCTCAGCTCAGCGGCGAGTCGGGCGATGGCCGCGGGGTTGCGCGGGCTCTCCACCAGCTCCGCGTAGTCGAGAACGACGATCCGGTCGTTCTTGACCGCCGAGACACCGGCGAGCGGGGGGTAGGACTTCAGGAACCTCCGCTTCTCCTCCGCGGTGGTGTCACCGTAGTCGTTGATCACGATCACCTCGGGGTCACGCGCGACCACGGTCTCCCAGCCCACCGTCGCCCAGCTGTCCCTGAGGTCCTTCATGACGTGATCGCCACCCGCCTTGGTGATGATGTCGTGCGGCCCGGCGTACAGACCCGAGGTCAGCGGCTTGTCCTGCCCGGCGTCGTAGAGGAAGACACGCGGACGGTCAGCGCCCTTGAGTGCCTTCGCCTGCGCCTCGGCGACCTGCTTCTGGAAGCCCGCGACGAGGGTCTCGGCACGGTCCTCCACGTCGAAGATCTCGCCCAGGTTCCGCAGGTCGGTGTAGAGCGCTTCGAGCGGCGGCATCACCCCGCGCGCCTTTCCCTGCCCGTTGCGACACGATTCGCTCAGCAGGTACGAGTCGACGCCCACCCGCTCCAGTTCGGTGGGGCTGAAGCCCTCCCCCTCGTTGAAGCCGTAGTTCCAGCCCGCGAAGACCAGGTCGGCGCGGGCGTCGAGGACCAGCTCCTTGTTGATCGTCTTCTTCGAGAGCCACTTCGTCTTCCGGTAGGCGTCCTTCCACGGAACGGACGTGAGGTCGCCCCGGTCGTCGGGCATGACATAGCCCGCCATACGGTCCTCGAGACCGAGCGCGAACATGATCTCGGTGATGCCGACGTCATTGGTGACCACGCGCTGTGGCGCCTTGTCGTAGGTCTTCTTCTGGCCGCAGTTCTCGACGGTCACCGGATAGTGGCCGCCGCGTGCCCTGGCATCACCACCCTCCCCTTCCCCGGAGGTGACCTCCGCGCCGCATCCGGTGAGCACCAGGGCGGCAGCGAGTGCGAGTACGGCGGGACGTACGAGGTTCGGCATGATCCGGTGGCTCCTCAAGATGCGGTCCGGGTGGGCGGAAGACGGTCAAAGAGCAGCTGTACGGCGCCGGACTCCGGATGCGGTACGCGGTACGCCCGTACGCCGAAGACCTCGGCCAGCAGCTCGGGCGTGAGCACGTCGTACGGAGCGCCCGAGGCGACGATCCGGCCGCTGTCGATGACGTGGAGCAGGTCGCAGTGGAGCGCGGCGAGGTTGAGGTCGTGCAGTGCGGTGAGCACCGTCAGCCCACTGCCGCGCACCAGGGCCAGAACCTCCAGCTGCTGGGCGATGTCCAGGTGGTTGGTGGGCTCGTCGAGCACGAGTACTTGAGGCTGCTGGGCGAGCGCGCGGGCGATCAGGACCCGCTGCTTCTCGCCGCCCGACAGGGTGAGGAAGCCGCGGTCGGCGAGGTGGTCGGCACCGACCCTCGCCAGCGCGGCCTCGCACGCCTTCCGGTCTTCGTCGGTGGTCCGGGCCACCGACCGCTGGTGCGGGAGCCGCCCCATCGCCACGACCTCGGCGACCGTGAAGTCGAACTCGGTGACCGCTTCCTGGGGCAGGGCGGCCAGCCGACGGGCGCCCTCGCGCGCGCTCAGGGAGTGCAGGTCCTCACCGCCGAGCCGGATCGCACCCGCCGAGGGGCGCAGGGCACGGTAGACGCAGCGCAACAGCGTGGACTTCCCGCTGCCGTTGGGCCCGACGAGCCCGACGACCTGCCCGCTGTCCACGCGCAGTGTGACCTCCTCGACCAGCCGCGCCCCGGCGGCCTCGACCGTCACCGCGTCGACGTCCACACGCATCACGCGCCTCCGAAGGTGTAGGAGCGGCGGCGCATCAGCAGGACGAAGCACGGCACGCCGATGACGGCGGTCAGCACGCCCACCGGCAGCTCGACGGGCGCGAGCACGACACGCGACAGGATGTCGACCCAGATCAGCATGACGGCGCCCGCGAGCGGGGCCACGGCCAGCAGTCGGCGATGGTCCGCGCCGACCAGCATCCGCGCGGCGTGCGGAACCATCAGGCCGACGAAACCGATCGCTCCGCTCACCGCGACCACGGCCGCCGTGACGGCGGCGCAGACCAGGAACAGCTCCTTGCGCAGCCTGCCCGCGTCCACCCCCAGCGCGGCCGCGGTCTCATCACCCATGGCGAGGGCGTTCAGGCGACGTGCCGACACAGTGAGGTGGGCCAGGCCGGCGAGCACGGCTCCCGCGGCGATCGGCACGGAGGCCCAGCTGGCTCCGCCGAGGCTCCCGAGCAGCCACATCATCGCGGAGCGAGCCGCCTCGCCGCGTTCGGCCGCGAACACCATGAACGTGGTGACGGCGGAGAAGCCGTAGTACATCACGCTCCCCGTCAGGACGAGTCGCAGCGGGGTCAGTCCATGGGAGGTACGGGCGATCGCGTACACCAACGCCATGGCGAGGAGCGCGGAGAGGAAGGCCGCCGTGGACAGCGCCCAGAGGCCGAGAGAGCCGAAGGCGCCGAAGAGGAGGACGGCGTTGGCGCCGACGGCCGCGCCCGAGGAGATGCCGAGGACGAACGGGTCGGCGAGGGCGTTGCGGACCATGGCCTGCACGGCGACGCCGATGGCCGACAGACCGGCTCCGACGACCGCGGCCAGCACGGCGCGTGGGAAGCGCAGTTCCCACACGATGGTGTAAGCCGGGACTTCGTCAGGGGATATGGGCCCGCCTGTCAGCCCGGCCCACAGATAGCGCAGCACCTCGCCCCAGGAGAGCCCTGACGCCCCGATCCCGGCCCCGCAGACGAGGG
This genomic window from Streptomyces thermolilacinus SPC6 contains:
- a CDS encoding FecCD family ABC transporter permease, with translation MPLEHKPAAPPHTARAGAGPAPPKRVSLPLLVAALGAALLLSLVCGAGIGASGLSWGEVLRYLWAGLTGGPISPDEVPAYTIVWELRFPRAVLAAVVGAGLSAIGVAVQAMVRNALADPFVLGISSGAAVGANAVLLFGAFGSLGLWALSTAAFLSALLAMALVYAIARTSHGLTPLRLVLTGSVMYYGFSAVTTFMVFAAERGEAARSAMMWLLGSLGGASWASVPIAAGAVLAGLAHLTVSARRLNALAMGDETAAALGVDAGRLRKELFLVCAAVTAAVVAVSGAIGFVGLMVPHAARMLVGADHRRLLAVAPLAGAVMLIWVDILSRVVLAPVELPVGVLTAVIGVPCFVLLMRRRSYTFGGA
- a CDS encoding ABC transporter substrate-binding protein codes for the protein MPNLVRPAVLALAAALVLTGCGAEVTSGEGEGGDARARGGHYPVTVENCGQKKTYDKAPQRVVTNDVGITEIMFALGLEDRMAGYVMPDDRGDLTSVPWKDAYRKTKWLSKKTINKELVLDARADLVFAGWNYGFNEGEGFSPTELERVGVDSYLLSESCRNGQGKARGVMPPLEALYTDLRNLGEIFDVEDRAETLVAGFQKQVAEAQAKALKGADRPRVFLYDAGQDKPLTSGLYAGPHDIITKAGGDHVMKDLRDSWATVGWETVVARDPEVIVINDYGDTTAEEKRRFLKSYPPLAGVSAVKNDRIVVLDYAELVESPRNPAAIARLAAELRRFAS
- a CDS encoding ABC transporter ATP-binding protein: MRVDVDAVTVEAAGARLVEEVTLRVDSGQVVGLVGPNGSGKSTLLRCVYRALRPSAGAIRLGGEDLHSLSAREGARRLAALPQEAVTEFDFTVAEVVAMGRLPHQRSVARTTDEDRKACEAALARVGADHLADRGFLTLSGGEKQRVLIARALAQQPQVLVLDEPTNHLDIAQQLEVLALVRGSGLTVLTALHDLNLAALHCDLLHVIDSGRIVASGAPYDVLTPELLAEVFGVRAYRVPHPESGAVQLLFDRLPPTRTAS